ATAGTACAATAACGACAATATTGTCTTAATGGATGTTGGTTTTGGTTAAGCTTTTCTAAAAAGCTTAGGATTTTGCTACTTTTGTCCCCAAAAGTAGTATTAGAGAAAAACCTATATATTTCGATAAAATAAAATGATAAAAATTTTATCGAATAATAACCGATCTTAAAGTTCCCTTCTTTGTCGTATAACGATAGAGAAGGGAGTTTGAGGGATGAGTATCTTCTCTTCAAAACCATGCTCTCAACATAAAAGTACGATTGGTACAATGGCGAGAATCCTCTTGTTTCCCCTTGAAAAAGGGGATTAAGGGGATTCGGATGTTGGTTTTGGTTAAGCTTTTCTGAAAAGCTGAAAATTTTGTTTACTTTTATTCCCAAAAGTAATCTTAGAAAAAATGTTATTGAAACTTGAGTATTCGTCTTAAATTATACAGTTTAGCATTAGTAATTTTAACTGTGAAATTTAAGTAATAATAATCAGCATATTATACATTTTTTTGTGCTAAAGTCAAATTTAAATACTTGTTTATCGAAAACGACTTGTCCAATTATTCCATTCTCTGGTTCTTTTTTTAGCTTATTTATTTTTTCAAAACAAAATCCATGAGCAATTAAATTATCCTTTGATAAATTTCCAATTTCTATATTTTCGACCAAGTATGTCTCATGATCAATAATTATTCCATTACTATCACAGATTTTAAAATCTTCCTCATTTTTTACTTTATTCAGATTATATTTTTTAGCTAAACTTTTATCAATTGAGAAAAGAGAAGCTCCAGTATCAAATATCATGTTTCTAAGTTCAATATCATTTAACTTAATATTGAAAAGTATTCCATTATTCTGGTGAGAAAATTCCAAACCTTCATTAATTTTTATGGGTGAAAAACTCAATGTATTATTTTTAAAATCCAGTATTAAGTTTTCTTTGAACAAAAGATCGGCACCAATAATTCCATCACATAAATAATCACCTATAGTTTCATCTTTTACGATAAAATTATGATACTTTATTTTAAAACCATCTATGTCTATATCATTTACCCTCTTAACTTCTAAAGTCTCTCCTAATTCTCCTGACTGTCCAGCCTGTTTAACATGAGCTACAACTGTACTATCCCCACAGAATTTATTTGCTATTGAAGACATTGACGAACCTGTGTCTAAAAACATAAGAGCTTTTTTATCCATTATACTAACATGGCAAAAATATTTGTTCTTTATTTTTATTAATTCAATCATTTACTCTCCTATGTTTTTTAATTTTTTTAGCGAAAATTTGTTAAGCTTCATATTCAAAA
The nucleotide sequence above comes from Candidatus Delongbacteria bacterium. Encoded proteins:
- a CDS encoding aspartyl protease family protein, with the protein product MIELIKIKNKYFCHVSIMDKKALMFLDTGSSMSSIANKFCGDSTVVAHVKQAGQSGELGETLEVKRVNDIDIDGFKIKYHNFIVKDETIGDYLCDGIIGADLLFKENLILDFKNNTLSFSPIKINEGLEFSHQNNGILFNIKLNDIELRNMIFDTGASLFSIDKSLAKKYNLNKVKNEEDFKICDSNGIIIDHETYLVENIEIGNLSKDNLIAHGFCFEKINKLKKEPENGIIGQVVFDKQVFKFDFSTKKCIIC